Proteins found in one Oncorhynchus mykiss isolate Arlee chromosome 3, USDA_OmykA_1.1, whole genome shotgun sequence genomic segment:
- the LOC110510031 gene encoding zinc finger MYM-type protein 1 — MTRSHRDHIKTDCETQSDDVDSSREDSDIGQAHSLSSNGFTFNIIQIKEEETDFDVHETSEEHNGIRSNCHLDSRALHQDSLTIKTKTETDSVYISQGTTEIKTEHDSEIRVVKTETTVYAPSHSCPHCSCMFHTPQQLLVHTCQVANSDNIVDFLLKTPFHSLESTEKVRIKTEGRPLPEIKYIRKDDKVRRAFNTNWYKKYQWLTGSLSSSRLYCWPCLLFGTFEPWAKGGFSDLKNIDRSAKRHDESREHLNSYAKLKLLGQPSHCANHSLNEGLRIQAAQHNEKVRRNRDVLKRLIDSIAFLGMQELAFRGHDETESSANKGNFRELAEVIARYDALLAQHMESSTVFTGMSRTIQNDLITAIASSIRSEIKSEVDAAPFFSWQMDETTDHSQLSVIVRYVDDRGCVQERFLGYFDVSAGRDAQSVFDLVNSEMSEFNFVEKLVAQTYDGAAVMASDLNGLQAKVRAVAPSATFVHCYAHPLNSVLSQSVKSMPKTKVFFATLGGFATFFCKSTNRVLLEKATCASLPKNAPTHWNFTSRVVNTVAKNFEHLLDTFTDITEHPNMDDDTIFDANGFKTQLEDFHFIFLLLTFEYIFACTDVVFDSVQQNAMDVEFCKRRIENLLLKIEEHKSEEEFSAIYQKASNMTDDPELMHRRKRRQGTQDVLQTYKSLYDSIHDNIKTQIAQRFQSLDSRRYMELLDDEKFESFRSEFPANAMESLSQSYGCFFNMEKLKNELQVFYCGEELQGNSRKLCDRILHFKGCGLNEVMPEVYRLMCLVATIGATSAGVESRFSRLKRLKSYTKNTMGQERLRNLAILSIERRILKSLQKNPHWYERVIDQFANQTMRRMDFIFK, encoded by the exons ATGACTAGAAGTCATCGTGACCACATCAAAACGGATTGTGAAACACAGTCAGATGATGTTGACTCCAGTAGAGAAGATTCAGACATTGGCCAAGCCCACTCTCTCAGCAGTAATGGGTTTACTTTCAACATCATCCAAATCAAAGAGGAGGAAACAGACTTTGACGTGCATGAAACAAGTGAGGAACATAACGGAATCAGATCAAATTGCCACTTGGATTCTAGAGCACTCCACCAGGATTCTTTAACCATCAAAACCAAGACTGAAACAGATTCTGTTTACATTAGCCAGGGGACGACAGAAATTAAGACTGAGCATGATTCTGAAATCAGAGTGGTTAAGACAGAAACTACAGTGTACGCCCCCTCACATAGCTGCCCCCACTGCAGTTGCATGTTCCACACACCACAGCAGCTACTTGTCCACACCTGCCAGGTTGCGAATTCTGACAACATTGTCGATTTTTTGTTGAAGACCCCGTTTCATTCTTTGGAGTCCACGGAAAAGGTGCGAATTAAAACAGAGGGTCGACCTCTGCCTGAAATCAAGTACATAAGGAAGGATGACAAAGTGAGGAGGGCGTTCAATACCAACTGGTATAAAAAGTATCAATGGCTAACAGGTAGTCTTTCATCAAGCCGCTTGTATTGCTGGCCTTGTCTGCTCTTTGGAACGTTTGAGCCTTGGGCTAAAGGGGGGTTCAGTGACCTGAAGAACATTGACCGTTCAGCTAAACGGCATGACGAAAGCCGGGAGCATCTCAACTCCTACGCGAAACTCAAGCTTTTGGGACAGCCGAGTCATTGTGCCAATCACTCACTCAATGAAGGCCTGCGTATTCAAGCTGCGCAACACAACGAAAAGGTCAGAAGAAACAGGGATGTTCTCAAACGCCTCATTGATAGCATTGCATTCTTAGGCATGCAAGAGTTGGCTTTTAGGGGGCACGATGAGACGGAAAGTTCCGCTAACAAAGGCAACTTCAGGGAATTGGCAGAGGTAATCGCGCGGTATGATGCTTTACTTGCTCAGCATATGGAATCTTCAACTGTGTTCACTGGAATGTCAAGAACTATTCAGAATGACTTGATAACTGCTATCGCATCATCAATTAGAAGTGAGATTAAAAGCGAGGTTGACGCTGCTCCATTTTTCTCCTGGCAAATGGATGAAACTACAGACCATTCGCAGTTGTCTGTCATTgtcaggtatgtggatgatcGGGGGTGTGTCCAGGAGCGTTTCTTGGGCTACTTTGATGTGTCAGCTGGGCGAGATGCACAGTCTGTGTTTGATCTAGTGAATTCGGAGATGTCAGAGTTTAACTTTGTGGAGAAACTAGTCGCTCAAACATATGATGGCGCTGCTGTAATGGCTTCTGATTTAAATGGTCTGCAAGCAAAAGTAAGAGCTGTAGCTCCGAGCGCCACCTTTGTGCATTGCTATGCACATCCCCTCAACTCCGTATTAAGCCAGAGCGTGAAGTCTATGCCCAAAACCAAGGTTTTCTTTGCCACACTGGGTGGCTTCGCAACTTTTTTTTGTAAGTCCACCAATAGAGTGCTGCTAGAAAAGGCCACTTGTGCAAGTTTGCCAAAAAACGCACCAACACATTGGAATTTCACGTCCAGAGTCGTTAACACAGTGGCAAAAAACTTTGAGCATCTGTTGGACACATTCACAGATATCACAGAGCATCCTAACATGGATGATGACACGATTTTTGATGCAAATGGGTTCAAGACACAGCTGGAagattttcattttatttttttacttctcACTTTTGAATATATATTTGCTTGCACAGATGTGGTTTTTGACAGTGTGCAACAGAATGCCATGGATGTAGAATTTTGTAAGAGGAGGATTGAGAATCTTTTACTCAAGATAGAGGAGCACAAATCTGAAGAAGAATTTAGTGCTATATATCAGAAGGCTTCGAACATGACAGATGATCCAGAGTTGATGCACAGAAGGAAGCGGAGGCAGGGCACTCAGGATGTACTGCAGACGTACAAATCACTGTACGATTCAATCCATGACAACATCAAGACACAAATAGCACAGAGGTTCCAAAGCCTGGACAGCAGGAGATACATGGAGTTGTTAGATGATGAGAAATTTGAGTCATTCCGGAGTGAATTCCCTGCAAATGCAATGGAAAGCCTGTCCCAGAGCTATGGGTGTTTTTTCAACATGGAAAAACTGAAAAATGAACTGCAAGTGTTCTACTGTGGTGAGGAGCTTCAAGGGAACAGTCGTAAACTGTGTGACAGAATCTTGCATTTCAAGGGATGTGGATTGAATGAAGTGATGCCTGAGGTGTACCGGCTCATGTGCCTAGTTGCAACTATAGGGGCAACGTCAGCGGGCGTGGAGAGCAGATTCTCTCGTCTGAAGAGGCTGAAAAGCTACACAAAGAACACCATGGGACAAGAGCGACTCAGGAACCTGGCAATCCTATCCATAGAAAGGAGAATTCTTAAATCATTGCAGAAGAATCCTCACTGGTATGAGAGGGTCATTGACCAGTTTGCCAATCAGACTATGAGAAGAATGGACTTTATATTCAAG TGA